One part of the Mariniblastus fucicola genome encodes these proteins:
- a CDS encoding ABC transporter permease → MRPYLAIIKDSFRAALASKVLYVLLGLIVLFLLLVAPLHVRESLDTHINLDRDVRASNQAQLVYQIKEGVENDNKGMQRIWEMLSQEVKNKVDNATPDENADSDRKVTDVDRIFAAQSVVGELNDLIEDPEFFRDQDWDSKKLGSEARGYLEKDVASLTEKQKQRLNRVLISESFGGMVRKGAKSSLDFYYGPFDWSGALSNLFMTNLSQDQFASQISSTITRFLDKVVLSIGLLIAILVTANVVPQTFEPGTLNLLLSKPVSRMGLFLAKFVGGCMFIALCAMLLFAGLWLWMGLGLGIWERAVLISIPLYIVVFAIYYSVSAFTGLVTRSTILAIVATGLFWAVCWSVGMLYLFFSAQTEAFEITKIVSTDQGVLQTDPGFEPKTWDDETGDWVETKAPELDEEEKIQRMVFRYMGDSVPFPDPLGPVFVEGTNQTAFSRVLVGDPKTHRKQQFFVSGDDGEFIRKGNLPSGIIAMFATKENIICINRRGRFYRYDPDMTFENGETSGETWFVSIAPEERVEVQDQSLVAVNHESEEIAIYQAGKLDVFEVDSDDEEKKYKLRKSAQIETGTREGMTCHVAFQGSTILLALGNGQVILIDAATLEKKNEYLPESRVAIESVSGSPDGRWYSLLYKDETLRLVDTEKDRVEKPSVRGQGSISAVHFGAGEMFVADRTDRVTGYDLKDMTRKETKSPTGTWMQRTWRYGIKPLYFAFPKPGEFYKVVTHLSSSSDAQHNPDIDLTFQEVRPNPWSPLISGLVFMAVMLTISCLTFSRTDY, encoded by the coding sequence ATGCGACCTTATCTGGCAATCATTAAAGACTCGTTCCGGGCAGCACTGGCTTCAAAAGTACTCTATGTGTTGCTGGGACTGATCGTTCTGTTTCTGCTGCTCGTGGCGCCGCTCCACGTTCGCGAGTCACTGGATACGCACATTAACCTTGATCGCGATGTGCGAGCGTCAAATCAGGCCCAATTGGTCTACCAGATCAAGGAAGGCGTTGAAAACGATAACAAAGGGATGCAGCGAATCTGGGAGATGCTTTCCCAGGAGGTCAAAAACAAAGTCGACAATGCGACGCCGGACGAAAACGCTGACAGTGACAGAAAAGTTACTGACGTCGACCGCATTTTCGCGGCCCAATCGGTTGTTGGAGAGTTGAACGATCTGATTGAAGACCCGGAGTTCTTCCGTGACCAGGATTGGGATTCGAAAAAGCTGGGCTCGGAAGCCAGAGGCTATTTGGAAAAGGATGTTGCGTCTCTGACTGAAAAGCAGAAACAGCGTTTGAATCGCGTTCTGATCAGCGAATCGTTCGGTGGTATGGTTCGAAAAGGGGCAAAGTCTTCGCTCGATTTTTACTACGGACCGTTTGATTGGTCGGGTGCGTTGTCCAATCTGTTTATGACCAATTTGTCTCAGGACCAGTTTGCTTCCCAGATTTCATCGACGATCACCCGGTTTCTGGACAAAGTCGTCCTGTCGATCGGGCTGTTGATTGCGATTCTGGTAACAGCCAATGTCGTACCTCAAACCTTTGAGCCCGGTACGCTTAACTTGCTGCTCAGCAAGCCGGTTTCGCGGATGGGATTGTTCCTCGCGAAGTTTGTCGGCGGTTGCATGTTCATCGCGCTTTGCGCGATGCTATTGTTTGCCGGGCTGTGGCTGTGGATGGGACTCGGTTTGGGGATCTGGGAGCGCGCGGTGCTAATTAGCATTCCGCTCTACATTGTCGTGTTTGCGATCTACTATTCCGTGTCTGCGTTTACCGGGTTGGTGACGCGTAGCACGATCCTTGCCATTGTCGCAACGGGCCTATTCTGGGCAGTCTGCTGGTCGGTTGGCATGTTGTATCTGTTCTTCTCTGCCCAAACAGAGGCTTTCGAAATCACAAAAATTGTCAGCACGGATCAGGGCGTCCTGCAAACGGATCCGGGATTCGAACCAAAGACCTGGGACGATGAAACAGGTGATTGGGTGGAAACGAAAGCTCCGGAACTGGATGAGGAAGAAAAGATCCAGCGAATGGTGTTTCGGTACATGGGCGACTCGGTACCGTTTCCTGATCCACTCGGTCCGGTGTTCGTCGAAGGCACGAATCAAACGGCCTTCAGTCGCGTGCTTGTTGGCGATCCGAAGACTCATCGAAAGCAACAGTTCTTCGTATCAGGCGATGACGGCGAGTTCATTCGCAAAGGAAATCTGCCAAGCGGAATCATTGCGATGTTCGCCACGAAAGAGAACATTATTTGCATCAATCGCCGCGGCCGATTCTATCGATACGATCCCGATATGACGTTCGAAAACGGGGAAACCAGCGGAGAGACATGGTTCGTTTCAATCGCTCCCGAGGAAAGGGTCGAAGTGCAGGATCAGTCTCTGGTTGCGGTCAATCATGAGTCAGAGGAGATCGCCATTTACCAGGCTGGAAAGCTGGATGTCTTCGAGGTCGATTCGGACGACGAGGAGAAAAAGTACAAACTCCGCAAGTCAGCACAGATCGAAACCGGAACGCGTGAGGGCATGACGTGTCACGTTGCTTTCCAGGGCTCGACAATCTTGTTGGCGTTGGGCAACGGGCAGGTGATCCTGATCGATGCTGCGACGCTTGAAAAGAAGAATGAGTACTTGCCAGAATCTCGCGTCGCGATCGAATCAGTTTCTGGATCTCCAGACGGTCGCTGGTATTCGCTGCTTTACAAGGACGAGACGCTGCGACTGGTCGACACAGAAAAGGATCGAGTTGAAAAACCATCCGTTCGCGGACAGGGCAGTATCTCGGCGGTCCATTTTGGCGCTGGCGAGATGTTTGTCGCAGATCGTACGGACCGCGTAACGGGATACGATCTCAAAGACATGACGCGGAAAGAAACAAAGTCACCGACGGGCACGTGGATGCAAAGAACGTGGCGTTACGGGATCAAGCCGCTGTACTTTGCGTTTCCGAAGCCGGGCGAGTTTTACAAAGTCGTGACTCATCTATCGAGTTCGTCGGACGCTCAGCACAACCCGGATATAGATTTGACGTTTCAGGAAGTTCGACCGAACCCTTGGTCGCCTTTGATCAGCGGGCTCGTTTTCATGGCAGTGATGCTGACAATTTCATGCCTGACATTCTCGCGAACAGACTACTAG
- a CDS encoding ABC transporter ATP-binding protein, which yields MTATAEAELVTANTADSGPPAIVSDKLFKTYSEGIFSRKKFQALKGVSFQVNQGEIFGLLGPNGAGKTTFIKVLLGIIRKSGGSASMMGYPAGSKNCREMVGYLPERLRIPPHLTAYNALEYFGNLSNVPTSVVKAKRDEYLELVGLKGRETDLVKKFSKGMVQRLGLAQALLHDPKMVILDEPTDGLDPRARAEMRAIIKNLANRGVTIFLNSHLLQEVEMICNRVAILDKGNLRYCGPVANIGEFLGAGSVGADGKPVATIKSYLFNLIGTPQTLQSGLEGCEFTIVSNVEGMAAVKVAFQDQSDVDRIVDKLRSSGVSIAGMELQRVSLEDAFLQLID from the coding sequence ATGACAGCGACGGCGGAAGCGGAATTGGTGACGGCGAACACGGCAGACAGCGGCCCTCCGGCAATCGTTTCAGACAAGCTTTTCAAAACTTATAGCGAAGGCATTTTCTCTCGCAAGAAGTTTCAGGCGCTCAAAGGCGTTAGCTTTCAGGTAAATCAGGGCGAGATATTTGGGTTGCTGGGGCCGAACGGGGCCGGCAAGACGACCTTCATCAAAGTACTGCTGGGCATCATTCGCAAGTCCGGTGGCAGCGCGTCGATGATGGGCTATCCCGCGGGCAGCAAAAACTGTCGGGAAATGGTCGGCTATCTGCCAGAGCGACTTCGTATCCCGCCACACCTGACGGCCTACAATGCGCTGGAATATTTTGGCAACCTCAGTAATGTTCCGACCAGTGTGGTGAAAGCCAAACGTGACGAGTACCTGGAACTGGTTGGGCTCAAGGGACGCGAAACGGATCTGGTCAAAAAGTTCAGCAAAGGGATGGTGCAGCGACTTGGTCTGGCTCAGGCGTTGTTGCACGATCCAAAGATGGTGATCCTCGACGAGCCTACCGATGGTCTTGACCCGCGTGCTCGTGCAGAAATGCGAGCCATCATCAAAAACCTTGCCAATCGCGGCGTGACGATCTTTCTCAACAGCCATTTGCTGCAGGAAGTCGAGATGATTTGCAATCGGGTCGCGATTCTCGACAAGGGCAATCTTCGTTACTGCGGACCGGTCGCGAACATCGGAGAGTTTCTCGGTGCCGGTTCAGTCGGCGCCGATGGCAAACCGGTTGCGACGATCAAGAGCTATCTTTTCAATCTGATCGGCACTCCGCAGACGCTTCAAAGCGGTTTGGAAGGATGCGAGTTCACGATTGTCTCGAACGTGGAAGGGATGGCAGCGGTCAAGGTCGCGTTTCAGGATCAATCCGACGTGGATCGAATTGTTGACAAGCTACGCAGCAGTGGCGTTTCTATCGCTGGCATGGAACTGCAACGAGTATCTCTCGAAGACGCCTTCCTCCAGCTGATTGACTGA
- a CDS encoding suppressor of fused domain protein has protein sequence MSADPTQNILFETSPFGTLDGIVEHDGRVVYFYLNERPDPAGNQPGKFGTRACWVRNLARGPMVLNKAEMAEGKIPMMPRNDCVDAELHQVPQSESLEIVWFEEGNGAALIEVDRESNTRTTLAIIPPWSGVEDFHGYAANCAHETALAWPLPENKAMQLRIDRAAEFWNSFTSEGSPFASLQQQLVDAYNKQFGEQNQKQYYAIDGGKFPPRGLLRYETESATILVTVGMSLCSQPAVELYVDQPSDLRRVELGVKISRQASDANAELIDTAMQSISTFAAYPWRNHNWLGPGHTIDWSPSGSKATLVRDNELQLSSFRNDPIGLLWIDAENDARR, from the coding sequence ATGTCCGCCGACCCAACCCAAAACATCCTTTTTGAGACCTCGCCGTTTGGCACGCTTGACGGAATCGTCGAACATGACGGCCGCGTCGTCTATTTTTACCTCAACGAACGGCCCGACCCTGCCGGTAATCAGCCCGGGAAATTCGGGACCCGAGCCTGTTGGGTTCGCAATCTCGCCCGCGGACCGATGGTGCTTAATAAAGCAGAGATGGCTGAGGGAAAGATCCCGATGATGCCACGAAATGACTGCGTTGATGCCGAACTTCATCAGGTTCCTCAATCTGAGTCACTGGAGATCGTCTGGTTCGAGGAAGGGAACGGCGCTGCACTCATCGAGGTCGACCGCGAATCGAATACGCGGACGACTCTCGCGATCATTCCTCCCTGGAGCGGAGTCGAAGACTTTCATGGATACGCTGCGAATTGCGCTCATGAAACGGCTCTCGCCTGGCCGCTCCCGGAAAACAAGGCGATGCAACTGCGGATCGATCGAGCAGCCGAATTCTGGAATTCTTTCACCAGCGAAGGTTCGCCATTCGCCAGTCTCCAGCAACAACTGGTTGACGCCTACAACAAACAGTTTGGCGAACAGAACCAGAAACAGTATTACGCGATTGACGGCGGCAAGTTTCCGCCTCGCGGACTGTTGCGCTATGAAACAGAATCGGCAACGATCTTGGTCACTGTCGGCATGTCACTGTGCTCTCAACCAGCAGTCGAACTGTACGTTGACCAACCTTCGGATCTGCGGCGTGTTGAACTTGGGGTGAAAATCTCTCGCCAGGCTTCTGACGCGAATGCCGAACTGATCGATACCGCAATGCAGTCGATCAGCACCTTTGCCGCTTACCCTTGGCGAAACCATAACTGGCTTGGGCCGGGACACACGATCGACTGGTCACCGTCGGGATCCAAAGCAACACTCGTTCGAGACAACGAGCTTCAGCTTTCGTCGTTTCGAAACGACCCGATCGGTCTGTTGTGGATCGATGCCGAAAACGATGCTCGTCGCTAA
- a CDS encoding helix-turn-helix transcriptional regulator, translated as MNLQDDAWQWSEEPGTHLITDTQWKKISYLLAISDREQEVCRLLFEGITREEIAEKMNIKVRTVRHYLERLHTKLRVNNRVALVLRIIQVRDALKDLPDSDFPDKLGLNDGPPTGEPPSGNPPAPGEPPTG; from the coding sequence TTGAATCTGCAAGACGATGCCTGGCAATGGTCGGAAGAGCCGGGTACCCATCTAATCACCGACACTCAATGGAAAAAAATATCATACCTCCTTGCGATTTCTGATCGAGAACAGGAGGTGTGCCGTTTGCTTTTCGAAGGCATCACGCGCGAAGAAATCGCGGAGAAGATGAACATCAAAGTCCGCACGGTAAGACACTACCTTGAGCGGCTTCATACGAAACTGCGCGTCAACAATCGAGTCGCGTTAGTGTTGCGTATCATTCAGGTACGCGACGCGTTGAAAGATCTCCCCGATTCAGACTTTCCAGACAAACTTGGTTTGAACGACGGTCCGCCGACTGGAGAACCACCGTCAGGAAATCCACCTGCACCGGGCGAGCCTCCGACCGGCTAG
- the hisG gene encoding ATP phosphoribosyltransferase has product MSPSRDPNLVRIALPKGRMYDEIVALLKGAGISIRNSIRGYRPTISLANYDAKILKPRNVISMLVAGARDVGFAGADWLDEMGVELPEIIDTGLNPVRLVVAAPHQLLDNGKLPNRHLVIASEYPNMAERWIKDQGIDAEVLTTYGATEVFPPEDADLIIDNTATGSTLRANGLQIIDEIMTSSTRLYASKEAMANPEIKAQLDDLGLLLEAVLRARGRVMMDLNVAAADLDAVLKVLPTMRQPTISSISTDGWHSVRSAVPRKELAEVIPKLKVAGACDIVTTSAEQLIP; this is encoded by the coding sequence ATGTCTCCATCACGAGACCCCAATCTTGTAAGAATCGCTCTGCCCAAAGGTCGCATGTACGACGAGATCGTCGCGCTGCTTAAAGGGGCCGGTATCTCCATTCGCAATTCGATCCGTGGCTATCGCCCTACGATCTCACTTGCCAATTACGACGCAAAAATTCTCAAACCGCGCAATGTTATTAGCATGCTTGTCGCCGGAGCACGTGATGTTGGCTTCGCAGGTGCCGATTGGCTTGATGAGATGGGCGTTGAGCTACCGGAAATTATCGACACGGGACTCAACCCGGTTCGCCTGGTCGTCGCGGCTCCGCATCAGCTTCTCGATAACGGTAAACTGCCGAATCGGCACCTCGTGATTGCGTCGGAGTACCCGAACATGGCCGAGCGTTGGATTAAAGACCAGGGCATCGACGCCGAGGTTCTAACGACTTACGGTGCGACCGAAGTTTTTCCTCCCGAAGACGCGGATTTGATCATTGATAACACTGCGACCGGTTCGACGCTGCGTGCCAACGGTTTGCAAATCATCGATGAAATTATGACCTCTTCGACGCGGCTCTATGCGTCCAAGGAAGCGATGGCGAATCCGGAAATCAAAGCTCAACTGGATGACCTGGGATTGCTCCTCGAAGCCGTCCTTCGCGCTCGCGGTCGAGTCATGATGGACCTGAACGTTGCGGCCGCTGACCTTGATGCGGTTTTGAAAGTCCTGCCAACGATGCGACAGCCTACGATTTCTTCAATCAGCACTGATGGCTGGCACTCGGTTCGATCGGCGGTGCCGCGTAAGGAATTGGCCGAAGTCATTCCGAAACTGAAGGTCGCCGGCGCTTGCGATATCGTAACGACTTCAGCAGAACAGCTGATTCCGTAA
- the hisB gene encoding imidazoleglycerol-phosphate dehydratase HisB, whose amino-acid sequence MAYNPPKFKNEIDLHLSSNESRCPIEDLAAELADQAEIVSRYPNHLPLQNAIGSFVGVDPGRIVVTAGGDDAIDRVIQHSITPERKKIVCHQPSFEMISIYAGMYGATIDAPAWLGGDFPLDDFLSRIDSETAIVIVVTPNNPTGGLILADEIRKIADAAKAAGARLLVDNAYVEFADSDPTAEIASHDNVSIVRTFSKAIGLAGMRVGYLIASDKDYATTIRDASGPYPVSCVSLETSRRAIENFPDRMRANVSQIKQIRRLLDEVITKCGGKTIPSQGNFILAEFADAEKVWEQLAEQGIAVRIFPNSDLLKGKLRITCPTSQGDLVRLGRSLAKACDADVDVIQDVVMPDHYAAEAGSTDATQSPEEKFTSSTNRETKETNIQIELDLYGTGQTEISTGIGFLDHMLTALAFHSSMDLKLICDGDLHIDDHHTAEDCALALGTAIDEALGPRRGIKRFGFAYAPLDESLARTVIDLSGRPWPEIHLDLEREMVGTWACENIVHFFQSFAMTLKCSLHVDVIRGTNDHHKAEAAFKSLAKALQQALTRTEGAVPSTKGVL is encoded by the coding sequence ATGGCCTACAATCCACCCAAGTTCAAGAACGAAATCGACTTGCACCTGTCGAGCAACGAAAGCCGTTGTCCGATCGAAGACCTTGCAGCCGAATTGGCTGACCAGGCGGAAATCGTTTCCCGTTACCCGAACCACTTACCGCTCCAAAACGCAATCGGCTCATTCGTCGGCGTTGATCCGGGACGCATTGTGGTGACCGCGGGAGGCGACGATGCGATCGATCGTGTGATTCAACATTCGATCACGCCGGAGCGAAAGAAGATTGTTTGCCATCAGCCCTCGTTCGAGATGATTTCGATCTATGCCGGCATGTACGGAGCAACGATCGACGCGCCGGCCTGGCTGGGCGGCGATTTCCCGCTGGACGATTTTCTGTCGCGGATCGATTCCGAAACAGCAATCGTGATCGTGGTGACTCCGAATAATCCGACCGGTGGACTGATTCTGGCTGACGAAATTCGAAAAATCGCCGACGCTGCGAAAGCCGCCGGGGCTCGACTGTTGGTCGATAATGCCTATGTCGAGTTCGCGGACTCGGATCCGACAGCTGAAATTGCCAGCCACGACAACGTTTCGATCGTGCGAACGTTTTCCAAAGCGATCGGCCTGGCTGGAATGCGAGTCGGCTACTTGATTGCCAGCGACAAAGATTACGCGACGACGATTCGCGATGCTTCCGGGCCGTATCCAGTTAGCTGCGTTTCGTTGGAGACATCTCGCCGCGCGATCGAGAATTTTCCTGATCGCATGCGTGCAAACGTTTCGCAAATCAAACAGATTCGCAGGCTGCTGGATGAAGTCATCACGAAATGCGGCGGCAAAACCATTCCCTCCCAAGGCAACTTTATCCTGGCCGAATTCGCTGACGCAGAGAAGGTTTGGGAGCAGCTTGCTGAGCAAGGAATCGCTGTGCGAATCTTTCCCAACAGCGATTTATTAAAAGGCAAATTGCGAATCACTTGCCCAACCAGCCAGGGCGACTTGGTTCGACTTGGTCGGTCGCTCGCCAAAGCATGCGATGCGGATGTCGATGTGATTCAGGACGTGGTCATGCCGGATCACTACGCGGCCGAAGCAGGCTCTACCGACGCAACGCAATCGCCTGAGGAGAAATTCACTTCCTCCACCAACCGCGAAACCAAAGAAACCAACATCCAGATCGAGCTCGATCTCTACGGCACGGGCCAAACCGAAATTTCAACCGGCATTGGGTTCCTGGACCACATGCTGACCGCCCTCGCCTTCCACAGCAGCATGGATCTGAAGCTAATCTGCGACGGTGATTTGCACATCGACGACCACCACACCGCCGAAGACTGTGCACTCGCACTCGGCACCGCGATCGATGAAGCACTCGGACCGCGCCGTGGTATCAAACGTTTTGGTTTTGCCTACGCTCCGCTCGATGAGTCACTGGCTCGCACGGTGATCGACCTCAGCGGAAGACCGTGGCCAGAGATCCACCTGGATCTGGAACGTGAAATGGTCGGAACGTGGGCCTGCGAGAACATCGTGCATTTTTTCCAGTCGTTTGCGATGACGTTAAAATGTTCGCTTCACGTCGATGTTATTCGCGGCACCAACGATCACCACAAAGCCGAAGCCGCTTTCAAATCGCTGGCCAAAGCACTCCAGCAGGCGTTGACGCGAACCGAAGGCGCCGTGCCCAGCACCAAAGGCGTGCTGTAA
- the hisH gene encoding imidazole glycerol phosphate synthase subunit HisH, translating to MPPKIQIINTGVANIHSLQASFDRIEAPWALTESASDIESASHVVLPGVGAFGAAAAALDKLNLRDAIRSRLEQPDKTTLCICLGLQLLCNESEESPGAKGLGVLDAKIERFSQDVAVPQLGWNAVVPHESCETQKFPTGEAYFANSFRLGSSPAGWDYATTDYDGGFISSVWRGKTLACQFHPELSGKWGQTLLKGWYENA from the coding sequence ATGCCACCGAAAATTCAAATCATCAACACCGGCGTCGCGAACATCCACTCGCTCCAGGCGTCCTTCGATCGCATCGAAGCACCGTGGGCTCTGACCGAAAGCGCCTCCGACATCGAATCCGCATCGCACGTCGTCCTTCCCGGAGTCGGCGCGTTCGGCGCTGCCGCGGCTGCACTGGACAAGCTCAACTTGCGCGACGCGATCCGTTCCCGGCTGGAACAACCCGACAAAACAACGCTCTGCATTTGCCTGGGATTACAACTTCTATGCAACGAAAGCGAAGAAAGCCCCGGGGCAAAAGGGCTGGGGGTCCTTGACGCCAAAATTGAGCGATTCTCGCAGGACGTCGCCGTCCCGCAGCTTGGCTGGAACGCGGTCGTGCCCCATGAAAGCTGTGAGACTCAAAAATTTCCGACCGGTGAAGCCTACTTCGCGAACTCCTTTCGACTCGGTTCGTCACCCGCCGGCTGGGACTACGCTACGACCGACTACGACGGCGGTTTCATCAGCAGCGTGTGGCGTGGCAAAACATTGGCCTGTCAGTTTCACCCCGAACTATCGGGAAAATGGGGTCAGACCCTTTTAAAAGGCTGGTACGAAAATGCTTAA
- the hisF gene encoding imidazole glycerol phosphate synthase subunit HisF codes for MLKSRIIPCLDVNDGRVVKGVKFQNLRDAGSPVELAAHYEAQGADELVVLDVSATRQARLAMLETIEEVRKQLSIPLTVGGGVGSVEDAGRLLGAGADKVSINSAAVRNPDLINEMADRFGAQCTVVAVDAKRDTSQENFWQVMTRSGTQGEPLDAAKWAGEAQQRGAGEILLTSFDRDGTRSGYDLELMDAVVAACSLPVIASGGADSVQHMVEAFEHGAHAVLAASIFHDKNMTVADVKRDLAKMGIEVRQ; via the coding sequence ATGCTTAAGTCACGAATCATTCCATGCCTCGATGTTAACGATGGCCGCGTCGTCAAAGGCGTGAAATTTCAGAACCTGCGCGACGCCGGAAGTCCTGTCGAGCTGGCGGCTCACTACGAAGCCCAGGGCGCCGACGAACTGGTCGTGCTTGACGTTTCGGCGACTCGACAAGCCCGCCTGGCGATGCTTGAAACGATCGAAGAAGTTCGCAAACAGCTCTCGATTCCGCTGACCGTTGGCGGTGGAGTTGGATCGGTTGAAGACGCCGGCCGTTTGCTTGGTGCCGGCGCCGACAAGGTCAGTATCAACTCGGCGGCCGTTCGCAATCCGGACCTGATCAACGAAATGGCTGATCGATTCGGAGCCCAGTGCACGGTCGTGGCAGTCGATGCAAAACGCGACACCAGCCAGGAAAACTTTTGGCAAGTCATGACGCGGAGCGGGACTCAGGGTGAACCGCTTGATGCCGCGAAGTGGGCGGGCGAAGCACAACAACGCGGCGCCGGTGAGATTTTGCTGACCAGCTTCGATCGAGACGGAACTCGCAGCGGCTACGATCTGGAATTGATGGACGCCGTCGTCGCGGCTTGCAGTTTGCCCGTGATCGCATCCGGTGGAGCCGATTCGGTGCAACATATGGTGGAAGCTTTCGAGCACGGAGCCCACGCGGTCCTGGCGGCTTCCATTTTTCACGACAAGAACATGACCGTCGCGGACGTCAAACGCGATCTGGCGAAGATGGGCATCGAGGTCCGACAATGA
- the hisE gene encoding phosphoribosyl-ATP diphosphatase, translating to MIIPKVSIFAESMLVEQQESLVAKLKHWGFLGSAFLVVEGSGNEAFAGSLLKVIKKVSGFCDLLIRFDTASDDLAIEMLNVGASSLVVGSASQTEQWPTVPDDRMRIDADLSDVYCTENLESNPNIIADFLIERLKSDRPDGMWPTVICDQLGIALGLAYSNEASLRHAIATRNGTYWSRSRNELWVKGATSGATQQLLGIRLDCDSDCLRFTVTQGPPGFCHKKTHTCFGEERSIATVLHRLAERIESSNEKSFTRRLATDAGLLEKKLLEEAKELSDASQEDDRYEVAWETADVFYFSLVAMLKNGVGLDEVYAELARRMNRVIRRD from the coding sequence ATGATCATCCCAAAAGTTTCAATTTTCGCCGAATCAATGTTGGTCGAACAACAGGAAAGCCTGGTCGCCAAACTGAAACACTGGGGCTTTCTCGGCAGCGCGTTTCTGGTCGTCGAAGGTTCGGGCAACGAAGCGTTTGCGGGTTCGTTGCTCAAAGTCATCAAGAAAGTCAGTGGCTTTTGCGATCTGCTGATCCGATTCGATACCGCTTCGGACGACCTCGCGATTGAAATGCTCAACGTCGGAGCCAGTTCGCTGGTCGTCGGATCGGCTTCGCAAACCGAGCAGTGGCCGACGGTTCCAGACGATCGCATGCGGATCGATGCGGACTTGTCGGACGTCTATTGCACCGAGAATCTGGAATCCAACCCGAATATCATCGCCGATTTTTTGATCGAGCGACTCAAGAGCGATCGGCCTGACGGAATGTGGCCGACCGTGATTTGTGATCAGTTGGGAATCGCCCTTGGGCTGGCGTATTCGAATGAAGCGAGCCTGCGACATGCGATCGCAACACGTAACGGCACCTATTGGTCGCGTTCGAGAAATGAGCTTTGGGTTAAAGGTGCGACCAGCGGAGCGACGCAGCAATTGCTGGGCATTCGACTGGATTGCGATTCGGATTGCCTGCGTTTTACGGTGACTCAGGGTCCGCCCGGCTTCTGCCATAAAAAGACTCACACCTGTTTCGGTGAAGAGCGTTCGATCGCAACGGTTTTGCATCGGTTGGCCGAACGAATTGAATCGTCGAACGAGAAATCGTTCACTCGCCGCTTGGCGACGGACGCCGGTTTGCTGGAAAAGAAATTGCTTGAAGAAGCCAAAGAACTTTCCGACGCCAGCCAGGAAGACGATCGCTACGAAGTCGCCTGGGAAACCGCGGACGTGTTTTACTTTTCGTTGGTCGCGATGCTCAAGAACGGCGTCGGCCTCGACGAAGTTTATGCTGAACTCGCGCGGCGCATGAACCGGGTGATTCGAAGGGATTAG